Proteins from one Chitinophaga oryzae genomic window:
- a CDS encoding FadR/GntR family transcriptional regulator, with the protein MQKELTLAEQIERKILKYISEKGYQLGDALPKENELAEILGVSRVVLREALSRLRILGFIETKRKRGTVLTSPNIFYGFKTILSSGTLDKDSLKDLYEVRLMLEIGMADFLFLHKEERHLNDLQRIIEEENMTVDSEQLTKLDIRFHSTLYKMSGNKSLYAFQNLLNTLFATYAPRRKDWKVKQIISHESLLEILKCGTADAFRTAMRLHLNTRFENMGTLFPERVAKAIDEEEEEA; encoded by the coding sequence ATGCAAAAGGAACTCACCCTGGCGGAGCAGATAGAAAGGAAAATACTCAAGTATATCTCTGAGAAGGGTTACCAGCTGGGAGACGCGCTGCCAAAAGAAAATGAACTGGCAGAAATACTGGGCGTAAGCCGCGTGGTGCTGCGCGAAGCACTGAGCCGCCTGCGTATCCTGGGCTTCATCGAAACGAAACGCAAGCGCGGCACGGTACTCACCTCACCGAATATATTCTACGGCTTTAAAACCATTCTCTCCTCCGGCACGCTGGACAAAGACTCCCTGAAAGATTTGTATGAAGTGCGCCTGATGCTGGAGATAGGCATGGCCGACTTCCTGTTCCTGCATAAAGAAGAGCGGCACCTCAACGATCTGCAGCGCATCATAGAAGAAGAGAACATGACCGTGGACTCAGAACAACTAACGAAGCTGGATATACGTTTTCATAGTACGTTGTATAAAATGTCGGGCAACAAATCGCTCTACGCTTTTCAGAACCTGCTGAATACGCTCTTTGCTACTTATGCGCCCCGGCGGAAAGACTGGAAAGTGAAGCAGATCATCTCGCACGAGTCTTTGCTGGAGATCCTGAAATGCGGCACTGCAGATGCTTTCCGCACGGCCATGCGATTGCATCTGAATACGCGTTTTGAGAATATGGGAACACTGTTTCCGGAGAGAGTAGCGAAAGCGATCGATGAGGAAGAAGAGGAGGCGTAA
- a CDS encoding RagB/SusD family nutrient uptake outer membrane protein, which produces MNKRFLIYSCLIALLPSFACNKVLEVKTVSDITNASYWKSPGDVTGYLTGIYALLRGTVNDKNYFNTTYYMEDRSDAFIAGLEGGMSTAWQQNLNSANAPNWLNYYNIIYHCNLLLKNAPGIDFPNSTDRDRAMAETYFIRAYTYFWLVRSWGDVPLMLEPVASSNQQQPARAAAEDIMSQILKDIDAAIALFPEGAFVSKSRASKPAAFTLKADALLWKTKVLKGSEADLREALTALQQVESTAGLTLLDNFGSVFATNNRANAEIIFSVYFKKDERSDMYGSQLKPRDIFVQDAINKGDIAAAKNGARSQYMPSPRFESMFTDAADKRKNASFIKAIGPNNKLIGVFDNKFRGTKDTDWFYDADIVIYRFAEIFLLRAEALAALGSVSEAVTALNRTRTRAGIGNYTGPMDKTSVEKEILNERFRELWLEQKRWPDLLRFHYAGTINVYTEVPNLNGKNVPLYFPIPKAQIDLNPNLKQTAGYQ; this is translated from the coding sequence ATGAATAAACGTTTTCTCATATACAGCTGCCTGATCGCTTTACTGCCTTCGTTTGCCTGCAACAAAGTGCTGGAAGTAAAAACCGTATCAGACATCACCAACGCCAGCTACTGGAAATCTCCCGGCGACGTGACCGGCTACCTGACAGGCATCTATGCCCTGCTGCGCGGCACCGTCAACGATAAAAACTATTTCAATACCACCTATTACATGGAAGACCGCAGCGATGCTTTCATCGCCGGACTGGAAGGTGGTATGTCCACCGCCTGGCAACAGAACCTCAACAGCGCCAATGCGCCCAACTGGCTCAACTATTACAACATCATCTATCACTGCAACCTGCTGCTGAAAAATGCACCGGGCATCGATTTCCCCAACAGCACCGACCGGGACCGCGCTATGGCGGAGACCTATTTCATCCGCGCCTACACCTACTTCTGGCTGGTACGCTCCTGGGGCGACGTGCCGCTCATGCTGGAACCAGTGGCCAGCAGCAACCAGCAACAACCTGCCCGGGCTGCGGCCGAAGACATCATGTCCCAAATCTTAAAAGACATCGATGCGGCTATCGCCCTTTTTCCCGAAGGCGCTTTTGTCAGCAAAAGCAGGGCCTCCAAACCGGCCGCCTTTACGCTGAAAGCCGACGCGCTGCTCTGGAAAACAAAAGTCCTCAAAGGCAGTGAAGCCGACCTCCGGGAAGCCCTCACAGCGCTGCAGCAGGTGGAAAGTACCGCCGGCCTCACCCTGCTGGATAATTTTGGCTCCGTATTCGCCACCAACAACCGGGCAAATGCAGAAATCATTTTTTCTGTTTATTTTAAGAAAGACGAAAGAAGCGATATGTACGGCAGCCAGCTGAAACCACGCGACATTTTTGTACAGGACGCCATCAACAAAGGAGATATTGCAGCGGCTAAGAACGGCGCCCGCAGCCAGTATATGCCCAGCCCCAGATTCGAGTCCATGTTCACCGACGCGGCGGACAAACGGAAGAACGCCTCCTTTATCAAAGCCATCGGCCCCAACAATAAGCTGATCGGCGTATTTGATAACAAATTCCGGGGCACCAAAGACACGGACTGGTTCTACGATGCGGACATCGTTATCTATCGTTTTGCGGAAATATTCCTGCTCAGGGCGGAAGCGCTGGCAGCGCTGGGCAGTGTATCCGAAGCCGTTACTGCCCTCAATCGTACCCGTACCCGGGCGGGCATCGGCAACTACACGGGTCCCATGGACAAAACCAGCGTGGAAAAAGAGATCCTGAACGAACGTTTCCGGGAACTGTGGCTGGAACAGAAGCGATGGCCCGACCTGCTGCGGTTTCACTACGCAGGCACCATCAACGTATATACGGAAGTGCCTAATCTCAATGGAAAAAATGTACCGTTGTATTTTCCTATTCCGAAAGCACAGATCGATCTGAATCCAAACCTGAAACAAACTGCCGGCTACCAATAA
- a CDS encoding N-acetylmuramoyl-L-alanine amidase, producing MSKVLKAEITKVETAGIQQEFYGKMLDASPLKVMLDPGHGDQYISKKTGKLIAVVDPGAVANDGKTYEKDITLLVCNSIKKYLDAFGVANAMTRTGDLKNAGKKLEWRIQKALDVAADFFLCIHVDAAGVPNKAAGTSVFYCKGDEKQQAFAQAIMDEITLFEKRGVKDDTQTQHPRLYVLREFNKEKKEGAALVELAFLDNDKELKIIQEQHDQIGKEIATGVYKHIFKKAPAETPKEQKSSFFIDFFQMPKL from the coding sequence ATGTCAAAGGTTTTAAAAGCTGAAATTACGAAAGTGGAAACTGCCGGCATACAGCAGGAATTCTACGGAAAGATGCTGGATGCAAGTCCGCTGAAGGTAATGCTGGACCCTGGCCATGGTGACCAATACATCAGCAAAAAAACAGGAAAGCTGATTGCAGTCGTAGATCCGGGGGCGGTAGCCAATGACGGTAAAACCTATGAAAAAGATATCACCCTGCTGGTATGCAATTCCATCAAAAAATACCTGGATGCCTTCGGAGTGGCCAATGCCATGACGAGGACCGGAGACCTGAAAAACGCCGGTAAGAAACTGGAATGGCGTATTCAGAAAGCGTTGGACGTAGCGGCGGATTTTTTCCTGTGTATTCATGTGGATGCCGCCGGCGTACCGAATAAGGCAGCCGGCACCTCGGTGTTTTATTGTAAAGGTGACGAAAAACAACAGGCATTTGCCCAGGCCATTATGGATGAGATCACGCTATTCGAAAAAAGAGGCGTAAAGGATGATACACAAACCCAGCATCCCCGTTTATACGTGCTGAGAGAATTCAACAAAGAAAAGAAAGAAGGAGCGGCTTTGGTGGAATTGGCCTTTCTGGATAATGATAAAGAGCTTAAAATAATACAGGAGCAACACGATCAGATCGGAAAAGAAATAGCCACAGGCGTATATAAACATATCTTCAAAAAAGCTCCTGCGGAAACACCAAAGGAACAGAAGAGCAGCTTCTTTATTGATTTTTTTCAAATGCCGAAATTATGA
- a CDS encoding type VI secretion system Vgr family protein, translating into MSLHTTTTISIDGHEFRQFHRLTLEQTIDGHHTFELLIGYDWLVSLGKGLFTASRKFLGKEISILVSPVEKGDEPLTFNGLVTAVNTGKENDDTHGFCVISGCSPTIVLDGEPHIQAFERQSLSEMVQTCFRNGNPYIGRPTVSPAFTGVLPYTVQYKESHYAFLQRMAGRYGEWFFYDGQKIVFGTYTPRKIKLTHQTNLVSFDLQLKVLPNNRQFHGYEYSQDSSLQSAVKAVGRMNGYTEEVAGISKKLYSKPSLYKNDQGYDDAKVQLEQLSDVHQQSRQAQQVQLRAASKHPGIRVGDTVSILESQYGIEDHGSFTVTSIRHQCTGNGQYSNQLTGIPEDIARPQRQPGIPPVCETQSAVVVDNNDPAGLGRIRVRFRWQQQGATPWIRQIAPHGGGQKGVYFIPETGEEVWVDFEGGNPELPFALGAVYNGNAKSDFADAENNIKAIKTRSGHVIRLDDTNGKESITITDKNNNIIVLDTSTSSITITAPETMTLNAKNMKINVENNLETRVGNNSTLHVENNISTIAKNKIDYQAGHDFALGTARNFYVNSNAVVDIFGKKQIIQYGEKIDMGAAQNMHLHGQQTLVSAKDKIEYKAPEMNKVPNKGGFTYTKEPAIVDVFWMDGDMAREIGSIKPGEKASIYVQTRNVDAGETVKITLLESFTDGSENEKQLEGTVDEQGLAQMKEVYEMKH; encoded by the coding sequence ATGTCTCTTCACACCACTACCACCATTTCCATTGATGGGCATGAGTTCCGTCAGTTTCACCGTCTCACACTTGAACAGACGATTGATGGTCATCATACGTTTGAATTGCTGATCGGCTATGACTGGCTGGTCAGCCTGGGAAAAGGGTTATTTACTGCCAGCCGTAAATTCCTGGGAAAAGAGATCAGCATCCTGGTTTCGCCGGTAGAAAAAGGTGATGAACCACTTACTTTCAACGGCCTGGTCACCGCCGTCAATACCGGTAAGGAAAATGACGATACCCATGGATTCTGCGTGATCAGTGGCTGCAGTCCCACTATCGTCCTGGACGGTGAACCACATATCCAGGCTTTTGAGCGACAGTCCCTCTCTGAAATGGTACAAACCTGTTTTAGAAACGGCAACCCCTATATCGGCCGGCCAACGGTATCCCCGGCATTTACCGGCGTGTTGCCGTATACGGTACAGTATAAGGAAAGTCACTATGCCTTTCTGCAAAGGATGGCCGGCAGGTATGGTGAATGGTTCTTTTACGATGGCCAGAAGATTGTCTTTGGCACCTATACGCCCCGTAAAATCAAACTAACCCATCAGACCAATCTTGTCAGCTTTGATCTGCAACTGAAGGTGCTGCCCAACAACCGGCAATTTCACGGCTATGAATACAGCCAGGACAGCTCTTTGCAATCAGCCGTCAAGGCTGTTGGCAGGATGAACGGCTATACAGAAGAGGTGGCCGGTATCAGCAAAAAACTGTATAGTAAACCTTCGCTATATAAAAATGACCAGGGTTATGACGATGCCAAAGTACAACTGGAACAACTTTCCGACGTGCATCAGCAAAGCCGGCAGGCGCAGCAGGTACAGCTGCGGGCGGCCAGCAAACATCCCGGTATACGTGTAGGGGATACCGTTTCTATCCTGGAAAGTCAGTATGGCATCGAAGATCATGGCTCGTTTACGGTAACTTCCATTCGTCACCAATGTACGGGTAACGGCCAATATTCCAATCAGTTGACCGGCATACCGGAAGATATTGCCCGGCCACAGCGCCAGCCCGGTATACCGCCCGTCTGCGAAACGCAGAGTGCCGTCGTGGTTGACAACAACGACCCTGCAGGACTGGGGCGCATAAGGGTCCGCTTCCGCTGGCAGCAACAGGGCGCAACACCCTGGATCCGGCAGATAGCACCGCATGGCGGCGGGCAGAAAGGGGTCTACTTTATCCCTGAAACAGGTGAGGAGGTGTGGGTAGATTTTGAAGGTGGAAACCCGGAACTGCCTTTTGCACTCGGCGCAGTGTATAACGGTAACGCCAAAAGCGACTTCGCTGACGCAGAGAATAACATCAAAGCCATCAAGACCCGCAGCGGACACGTTATACGCCTGGACGATACCAATGGAAAGGAAAGTATTACCATCACCGATAAGAACAACAACATCATCGTGCTGGACACCAGTACTTCTTCCATCACCATTACCGCCCCGGAAACGATGACCCTCAACGCGAAGAATATGAAGATCAATGTGGAGAATAATCTTGAAACCCGCGTTGGCAATAACAGTACCCTGCATGTAGAGAATAATATCAGTACCATTGCTAAAAATAAGATCGACTACCAGGCAGGGCATGACTTTGCATTGGGGACCGCCCGGAATTTTTATGTAAATTCCAATGCGGTGGTGGATATCTTTGGTAAGAAACAGATCATCCAGTATGGTGAGAAGATCGATATGGGCGCAGCGCAAAACATGCACCTGCACGGTCAGCAAACGCTGGTCAGCGCAAAGGATAAAATAGAATATAAGGCGCCGGAAATGAATAAAGTTCCCAATAAAGGCGGGTTCACCTACACCAAAGAGCCTGCTATTGTGGACGTGTTCTGGATGGATGGTGATATGGCCAGGGAGATCGGCAGCATCAAACCGGGCGAAAAGGCCAGTATCTACGTACAAACCAGGAATGTGGATGCCGGCGAAACCGTAAAAATTACATTGCTGGAGTCCTTTACCGATGGCAGCGAAAACGAAAAACAACTGGAAGGTACGGTAGATGAACAGGGCCTGGCACAGATGAAGGAAGTTTATGAAATGAAACATTAA
- a CDS encoding SusC/RagA family TonB-linked outer membrane protein yields the protein MKKQHLPRIHWPGSWLLVALTWFYCSPVSARQQPPQESPVSKNISVTGRVTDAANRPMPGVTVLQKGTQNGVITDATGSYRLQVPANATLVFSIIGMDTREMPVNSRSQLSISLSEKSTSLNEVVAIGYGKQSRATLTTAISRVNSKEFEHAPGQNPLLQMQGKVPGLTLQVNSGQPGADPQIFLRGGTTTSPEKDAPLLIIDGMVSQGMRSISDINTDDIESVQVLKDAASTAIYGARAANGIIIIKTKSGKAGKPRVSFGFNYGLEQQAQKYKFLSARDYIYVSRKNTMDYNKTNPDFYLTGGRYGMSTGNPRNSKNTLEFLDTYIQNYGQPYVDHLLQEEGWETMPDPATGKQLLFKGTDYQDITFNNGNKKQYDVSVSGGSDKGTYYLGLGHTNQDGIIAGTFYKNYNGLFNGTYKLSDKWTLNTNMSYQVRYSNSPSNDNNVLSRSVTMPPTYRLYYEDGKPAPGEGIASFRSRLHEIYYKERYTDIKVYRTTFQLGADWDILPGLRFSPSFAYFTTEGKENKFEAFNETNPNRNASAAHNLNRHTQADAVLNYDKTIGNRHHFNVMAGTSYINDYDYNMSGSGYGAPNDNIPTLNATKVETQRTSTTESTEILMSYFGRLNYDFDNKYLFSASLRSDGSSRFSDNHRWAAFPGVSAGWNLHRENFWDPLQSVVSLFKIRGSWGQAGNNSLSIFDSQGQYSTSLSSNLLSYMGNTGILNTVLPNNDLVWETTTSVDAGLDIGLLKDRITILLDFYNKITDNRLFDKPLDATTGFSKIRSNYGTIRNRGIEVELNATPVKSKNFTWNTGITFAFNRSTVVSLPGNGEAKNRIGGNYIFDPNSGQYVKVGGLAEGERFGGRWAYQPDGVYATDKDAAGAPYDVEANGRKKTGGDAIWHDFDKNDTIDYRDMSFMGYIRPDKQGAIVNTLTYKGISLRIVADYALGHVIDNGFRGKANGSSRNNNQALTDVIGDDIWKQQGDQASIPKYTVQSDYDYNFKNHNRASNGLGNDGTASNNSLYYKKGDYLALREISLSYSIRAALLQKAGISSVDVFGGIYNICYFTKYDGLSPEVFTGVDPGLYPRPRQYNLGVKVNF from the coding sequence ATGAAAAAACAACATCTACCACGCATACACTGGCCGGGGAGCTGGTTACTGGTAGCCCTTACCTGGTTTTATTGCTCACCGGTATCGGCAAGGCAACAGCCACCACAGGAATCCCCTGTCAGTAAAAACATATCCGTCACCGGCAGGGTCACCGACGCTGCCAACCGGCCCATGCCCGGGGTGACTGTCCTCCAGAAAGGCACACAGAACGGCGTTATCACCGACGCAACAGGCAGCTACCGCCTCCAGGTGCCTGCAAACGCCACCCTCGTATTCAGCATCATCGGCATGGACACCCGCGAAATGCCGGTCAACAGCCGCTCCCAGCTATCGATATCCCTGAGCGAGAAATCCACGTCGCTCAACGAAGTCGTGGCCATCGGCTACGGTAAACAATCCCGCGCCACACTCACCACCGCCATCTCCCGCGTCAACTCCAAAGAGTTTGAACACGCGCCCGGACAAAACCCGCTGCTGCAAATGCAAGGCAAAGTACCAGGCCTCACCCTGCAGGTCAACAGTGGCCAGCCGGGCGCAGATCCGCAGATATTCCTCCGCGGCGGTACCACCACCTCCCCGGAAAAAGACGCTCCCCTGCTCATCATTGACGGCATGGTGTCCCAGGGCATGCGCAGCATCTCCGACATCAATACCGACGATATCGAATCCGTACAGGTACTCAAAGATGCGGCTTCCACCGCCATCTACGGCGCACGCGCGGCCAACGGTATCATCATCATCAAAACAAAATCCGGTAAGGCCGGCAAACCACGCGTCAGCTTCGGCTTCAATTATGGCCTTGAACAACAGGCACAGAAATACAAGTTCCTCAGTGCCCGCGATTACATCTATGTAAGCCGCAAAAACACCATGGACTATAACAAAACCAACCCGGATTTCTACCTCACCGGCGGCCGCTATGGCATGTCCACAGGCAATCCGCGCAACTCCAAAAACACCCTGGAATTCCTCGACACCTATATACAAAACTACGGCCAGCCCTATGTGGACCACCTCCTGCAGGAAGAAGGCTGGGAAACCATGCCCGACCCGGCCACAGGAAAACAACTCCTCTTCAAAGGCACCGATTACCAGGACATCACCTTCAACAACGGCAACAAAAAACAATACGATGTCAGCGTCAGCGGCGGCAGCGATAAAGGCACCTACTACCTCGGCCTCGGTCACACCAACCAGGACGGTATCATCGCCGGCACCTTCTATAAAAATTATAACGGCCTGTTTAACGGTACGTACAAACTGAGCGACAAATGGACGCTCAACACCAACATGAGCTACCAGGTACGTTATTCCAATTCACCCAGCAACGACAACAACGTGTTGAGCCGCTCTGTTACCATGCCGCCTACCTACCGCCTCTATTATGAAGACGGTAAACCGGCGCCCGGCGAAGGCATCGCATCTTTCCGCAGCCGCCTGCACGAAATCTATTACAAGGAACGTTATACCGACATCAAGGTATACCGCACCACCTTCCAGCTGGGAGCCGACTGGGACATCCTGCCGGGACTGCGCTTCTCCCCTTCCTTCGCCTACTTCACCACAGAAGGAAAAGAAAATAAATTCGAAGCTTTCAACGAAACCAATCCTAACAGGAACGCCTCCGCCGCGCATAACCTCAACAGGCATACGCAGGCGGACGCGGTACTCAACTACGATAAAACCATCGGCAACCGCCATCACTTCAACGTCATGGCCGGTACCAGCTATATCAACGATTACGACTATAACATGAGCGGCAGCGGCTACGGCGCCCCTAACGATAACATCCCTACGCTCAACGCCACCAAGGTGGAAACACAACGCACCTCCACCACCGAGTCAACGGAAATACTCATGAGCTACTTCGGCAGGCTGAACTACGACTTCGATAACAAATACCTGTTCTCCGCCAGCCTTCGCAGCGACGGCTCCTCCCGCTTCTCCGACAACCACCGCTGGGCCGCCTTCCCGGGCGTATCCGCCGGATGGAACCTGCACCGGGAAAATTTCTGGGACCCCCTGCAGTCAGTCGTTTCCCTCTTTAAAATAAGAGGCAGCTGGGGCCAGGCAGGCAACAACAGCCTCTCTATCTTCGACTCACAAGGCCAGTACAGCACGTCGCTCAGCAGCAACCTGCTCAGCTATATGGGCAACACCGGCATTCTCAACACCGTTCTGCCCAACAACGACCTGGTATGGGAAACCACCACTTCCGTGGACGCTGGCCTGGATATCGGTTTGCTGAAAGACCGCATCACCATCCTGCTGGACTTCTATAACAAAATCACCGACAACCGGCTGTTCGACAAACCACTGGACGCTACCACCGGCTTCAGCAAAATCCGCAGCAACTACGGCACCATCCGCAACCGCGGCATCGAAGTGGAATTAAACGCGACGCCCGTCAAATCAAAAAATTTCACCTGGAACACCGGGATCACCTTCGCCTTCAACCGCAGCACCGTGGTATCCCTGCCCGGCAACGGCGAAGCGAAGAACAGGATCGGCGGCAACTATATCTTCGACCCTAACTCCGGTCAGTACGTAAAAGTAGGCGGCCTCGCAGAAGGCGAACGTTTCGGCGGCCGCTGGGCCTATCAGCCCGATGGCGTATACGCCACCGATAAAGACGCCGCCGGCGCGCCTTACGACGTGGAAGCCAACGGCCGTAAAAAGACCGGTGGCGACGCCATCTGGCACGACTTCGACAAAAACGACACCATCGACTACCGCGATATGTCATTCATGGGTTACATCCGTCCGGATAAACAGGGCGCTATCGTAAACACACTCACCTACAAAGGCATCAGCCTCCGCATCGTGGCAGACTATGCCCTCGGACACGTGATAGACAACGGTTTCAGAGGCAAGGCCAACGGCAGCTCCCGCAACAATAACCAGGCACTTACCGACGTTATCGGCGACGATATCTGGAAACAACAGGGCGACCAGGCCAGCATCCCGAAGTACACCGTGCAAAGCGACTATGATTACAACTTCAAAAACCATAACCGCGCCTCCAACGGACTGGGCAACGACGGCACCGCCAGCAACAACTCCCTCTATTACAAAAAAGGCGATTATCTCGCACTCCGCGAAATATCCCTCAGCTACAGCATCCGCGCCGCTCTCCTGCAAAAAGCCGGCATCAGCAGCGTCGATGTGTTCGGCGGTATCTACAACATCTGCTACTTCACCAAATACGACGGCCTGTCGCCCGAAGTGTTCACCGGCGTAGACCCGGGCCTGTACCCACGCCCCCGTCAATATAATCTCGGTGTAAAAGTCAATTTCTAA
- a CDS encoding TIGR02594 family protein: MGDQRYYVVDGATLQCDKGSAPTKLKVTSQQTEKLKDKLQATVQDCKPNENIMPFGTCSITKGSCSPATMPWKDPSKFVDNNGIDELLDKSTCQCTVGGKISVMDPGQKFIFETVSKDDPSNEIVEHKECHCVEDAAWMKLVLSENAKNIVESAGKRSPEIMKYYTNTPYENDLKITDSNNSWCASFVNWVMENSGMEGLKSKDAYDKTRALKWKEWQGGKVIANPVYGALAIKQRRGGGHIGFVAGTREVKGKGKKLVVIGGNQGNALKAALYAQNDFLAFVVPKDYEVCLACYELPEYSDKADNSSTES, translated from the coding sequence ATGGGCGACCAAAGATACTATGTAGTGGATGGGGCCACACTGCAATGCGATAAAGGCAGCGCTCCCACGAAGCTAAAGGTAACCTCTCAACAGACCGAAAAGCTGAAAGACAAGCTGCAGGCTACAGTACAGGACTGTAAGCCCAACGAAAATATTATGCCATTCGGTACCTGCAGTATCACCAAAGGCAGCTGTTCACCTGCTACCATGCCCTGGAAAGATCCTTCAAAGTTTGTCGATAACAACGGTATAGATGAATTGCTGGATAAATCTACCTGTCAATGTACAGTAGGAGGCAAGATCTCTGTCATGGACCCGGGGCAAAAATTTATTTTTGAAACGGTGTCAAAAGATGATCCGTCCAATGAAATCGTGGAGCACAAGGAATGCCATTGTGTGGAGGATGCCGCCTGGATGAAACTGGTGTTGAGCGAAAACGCTAAAAATATTGTGGAGTCGGCTGGTAAGAGATCCCCGGAAATCATGAAGTATTATACCAATACGCCGTATGAAAATGACCTAAAGATCACTGACAGCAATAATTCCTGGTGCGCATCTTTTGTCAACTGGGTCATGGAAAATTCCGGAATGGAAGGCCTTAAATCAAAGGATGCCTATGATAAAACCCGGGCCTTAAAATGGAAGGAATGGCAGGGTGGCAAGGTGATCGCTAACCCGGTATATGGTGCATTGGCCATCAAACAGCGCAGGGGCGGCGGCCATATCGGTTTTGTGGCCGGTACCCGGGAGGTAAAAGGGAAGGGTAAAAAGCTGGTTGTTATTGGGGGTAACCAGGGAAATGCACTGAAGGCCGCATTGTATGCACAAAACGATTTTCTGGCGTTTGTGGTGCCCAAAGACTATGAGGTATGCCTGGCTTGCTATGAGCTCCCGGAATATTCCGATAAAGCGGATAATTCTTCTACTGAATCATAA
- a CDS encoding sialidase family protein, whose protein sequence is MKRTTCKALLLFTTGLFLLASCKGGGSENLTPAPPPGNNGGGNTDTIPFIFREKTGGYSCYRIPAIVKSKTGVLLAFAEARKNNCKDEGDIDLLVKRSSDGGKTWSDPVMVWNEGANTCGNPVPVLDEQTGRLHLLMTWNLGEDNIGAINAGTSKDTRRVFVTSSDDEGLTWAPPKEITKDVKKPGWGWYGTGPCHGIQLKRGAHAGRLVIPADYMSVKTADSPARDSAHVIYSDDHGQSWKLGGIANKDRGAESTVAELSDGQLMLNIRNSAGGARLVANSTDGGASWLPVRADYTLVEPICQGSLLSCKQWLFFSNPASTARENMTIRLSTDDGNNWSKSCKIYSGPSAYSDIVMLSDTHIAIFYEAGYKKPYEGIAYKVVPVTDFK, encoded by the coding sequence ATGAAACGGACAACCTGTAAAGCACTATTACTTTTTACCACCGGCCTTTTCCTGCTCGCCTCCTGTAAGGGCGGCGGCAGCGAGAACCTCACACCGGCGCCGCCGCCCGGCAATAACGGAGGCGGCAACACCGACACCATCCCGTTCATCTTCCGGGAAAAAACCGGCGGCTACAGCTGTTATCGTATACCCGCCATCGTTAAGTCGAAAACAGGCGTACTGCTGGCTTTTGCAGAAGCGCGTAAAAACAACTGCAAAGACGAAGGCGATATCGACCTGCTGGTCAAACGCTCTTCCGATGGCGGTAAAACCTGGAGCGACCCGGTCATGGTGTGGAACGAAGGCGCCAACACCTGCGGCAATCCTGTACCGGTGCTGGATGAACAGACCGGCCGTCTCCACCTGCTGATGACCTGGAACCTCGGCGAAGACAATATCGGCGCCATCAATGCCGGCACCAGCAAAGACACCCGCCGTGTGTTCGTCACCAGCAGCGACGATGAAGGCCTCACCTGGGCGCCCCCCAAAGAAATCACCAAAGATGTCAAGAAGCCGGGATGGGGCTGGTATGGCACCGGCCCCTGTCACGGGATACAGCTCAAACGCGGCGCCCACGCCGGCAGGCTGGTCATCCCCGCCGATTATATGTCGGTCAAAACTGCGGATAGCCCTGCCCGTGACTCCGCCCATGTCATCTACTCCGACGATCACGGCCAGAGCTGGAAGCTGGGCGGTATCGCCAATAAAGACCGCGGCGCCGAAAGCACCGTCGCCGAACTGTCTGACGGACAACTCATGCTCAATATCCGCAACAGCGCAGGCGGCGCACGGCTTGTAGCCAACAGCACCGACGGTGGCGCCTCCTGGCTGCCGGTCAGGGCAGACTATACACTGGTGGAACCTATCTGCCAGGGCAGCCTGCTTTCCTGTAAACAATGGCTGTTCTTCTCCAATCCTGCCAGCACCGCCCGGGAGAACATGACCATCCGCCTCAGTACCGATGACGGCAATAACTGGAGCAAGTCCTGTAAAATATACAGCGGCCCTTCAGCTTACTCCGACATCGTGATGCTGTCTGACACCCATATCGCCATCTTCTACGAAGCCGGCTATAAAAAACCTTACGAAGGGATTGCTTACAAAGTGGTGCCTGTCACCGATTTTAAATAG